The following coding sequences are from one Microbulbifer sp. TB1203 window:
- a CDS encoding rhamnogalacturonan lyase B N-terminal domain-containing protein: protein MNKYSVPEVSFPSQGKTRWQLLLSMLLLFSGLARADFGLSSSTDFYTVDTGAGLVFKVRRTDNGVSTQSAGDIASLVYAGAEYQNQSRGSQVNSGFDWLYSGVSAVAVSADTVGSDTIKITVEAGDLTHYYMARRDQPHIYMATHFTSQPDVHGQVRYIMRLSSALLPNGPEPSDISDTVSTVESGDIFALANGETRSKHYSNQRLKDWSYIGATGNNVGMWIFRDDHEGGSGGPFYRSLLNQTTSTNQELTYIVNYGQAQTEDFRPGILNSYTFVVTGGEAPGSRPDTDWFADMGLRGYAASSERGRVAGVGIQGMDPDYDYTVGFANATAQYWADADPQNGGYYSRGGMRPGTYTMTVYKNELEVDVREVTVAAGGTTILNSFGVVADPSETPAIWRIGDWDGTPREFLNGDKLTRMHPSDVRIDTWDPSNYIVGVSAAAGFPAYMWKDINNDHIVYFKLNSDQIATDHTLRIGLTCAYAGGRPNISVNGWTSAFQPPSSQPRTRSLTTGSYRCNNTIYSFDIPASAWKQNPGEWNALTITVISGSGASGFLSAGYSVDSLDLLE from the coding sequence ATGAATAAATACTCTGTACCCGAAGTGTCTTTTCCCTCTCAGGGTAAAACCCGTTGGCAGCTACTGCTCTCGATGCTGCTGTTGTTCTCCGGTCTCGCCCGGGCGGACTTTGGTCTGAGTTCAAGCACCGATTTCTATACGGTCGATACCGGTGCCGGCCTGGTCTTCAAGGTGCGCCGGACGGACAACGGCGTCAGCACCCAGTCTGCCGGCGATATCGCTTCGTTGGTATATGCGGGCGCGGAATACCAGAACCAGTCGCGCGGTTCCCAGGTCAACTCGGGCTTCGACTGGCTCTATTCCGGTGTCTCCGCAGTTGCGGTGAGCGCTGACACCGTCGGCAGCGACACTATCAAGATCACTGTCGAGGCCGGTGATCTCACCCACTACTATATGGCCCGCCGCGACCAGCCGCATATCTATATGGCAACCCATTTCACCTCGCAGCCAGACGTCCACGGTCAGGTGCGCTATATCATGCGCCTGAGTTCCGCCCTGCTGCCGAATGGCCCCGAGCCTTCCGACATTAGCGACACGGTTTCAACGGTGGAGTCGGGCGATATTTTTGCCCTGGCCAACGGCGAGACCCGCTCCAAGCACTACTCCAACCAGCGTCTCAAGGACTGGAGCTATATAGGCGCAACCGGAAACAACGTCGGCATGTGGATCTTTCGCGACGACCATGAGGGCGGTTCAGGCGGGCCCTTTTACCGCAGCCTCCTCAACCAGACCACGAGCACCAATCAGGAGCTGACCTATATCGTCAATTACGGCCAGGCCCAGACCGAGGATTTCAGGCCAGGCATCCTGAACAGTTACACCTTCGTGGTGACCGGAGGGGAAGCACCCGGCAGCCGGCCCGATACCGATTGGTTTGCCGATATGGGGCTGCGGGGATACGCCGCGTCCTCGGAGCGTGGTCGGGTGGCTGGGGTCGGTATCCAGGGTATGGATCCGGACTACGACTACACGGTGGGTTTCGCCAACGCTACGGCGCAGTACTGGGCCGACGCCGATCCACAAAATGGTGGCTACTACAGCAGGGGCGGCATGCGCCCGGGTACCTACACCATGACCGTCTATAAGAATGAACTGGAGGTGGACGTCCGGGAGGTAACGGTAGCCGCCGGCGGGACGACGATTCTGAATTCCTTTGGCGTGGTGGCCGACCCCAGCGAGACGCCCGCAATCTGGCGTATCGGAGATTGGGACGGCACACCGCGGGAATTTCTCAACGGCGACAAGCTGACCAGGATGCACCCTTCCGATGTGCGGATCGATACCTGGGACCCATCCAATTACATCGTGGGGGTAAGCGCCGCCGCCGGCTTCCCCGCGTATATGTGGAAGGACATCAACAACGATCATATCGTCTACTTCAAGTTGAACAGCGATCAGATCGCCACCGATCACACCCTGCGCATAGGGCTGACCTGCGCCTATGCCGGCGGCCGGCCCAATATTTCGGTCAACGGCTGGACCTCCGCCTTCCAGCCGCCATCGAGTCAACCCAGGACCCGCTCGCTGACGACCGGCAGTTACCGCTGCAACAATACGATCTATTCCTTCGACATTCCCGCCTCCGCCTGGAAGCAGAACCCGGGCGAATGGAATGCATTGACGATCACCGTGATCAGCGGCTCCGGGGCCTCGGGCTTCCTGTCCGCCGGCTACAGTGTCGACAGTCTTGATCTGCTCGAATGA
- a CDS encoding rhamnogalacturonan lyase B N-terminal domain-containing protein: MNRKTSSEMSSSRGKTRWQPLLPALLLLFSGLARADFGLSESADFYTVDTGAGLVFKVRRHDPGVNTWSPGDISSLVYEGVEYQNWVRGSQINSGFDWLYRGVSAVDVSAETVGDDTIKVTVEAGDLTHYYMARRGYPHIYMATHFTSEPNIHGLVRYIMRLSSALLPNGPEPSDLRGTVSTVEARDIFALPNGETRSKHYSNHRLKDWIHIGATGSGVGMWIIRDDHEGGSGGPFYRSLLNQTTNNDQELTYIVNYGQAQTEAFRPGILNSYTFVVTGGEAPSGRPKTQWFADMGLKGYAPRSERGRIAGVGIEGMNPDYEYTVGFANASAQYWADVNPLNGGHYSRKDMRPGTYTMTIYKNELEVGIQEVTVTAGETNVLPSISIEADPSEAPAIWRIGDWDGTPLEFLNGDKLTKMHPSDVRIETWDPSDYIVGESVAADFPAYMWKDINNDHIVRFKLDSEQIAAGHTLRIGLTCAFAGGRPNIKVNDWTSAFQWPSSQPRSRSLTTGSYRCNNTIYSFDIPASAFKPDPDEWNTLTITAISGSGASGFLSAGYSVDSLDLLE, from the coding sequence ATGAATAGAAAAACGTCAAGCGAAATGTCTTCCTCTCGGGGCAAAACCCGTTGGCAGCCTCTGCTGCCGGCACTCCTGCTGTTGTTCTCCGGTCTCGCCCGGGCGGACTTCGGCCTGAGCGAAAGCGCTGATTTCTATACGGTGGATACCGGCGCCGGCCTGGTCTTCAAAGTTCGCAGGCATGACCCCGGGGTTAACACCTGGTCCCCTGGTGATATCTCCTCGCTGGTATACGAGGGCGTCGAATACCAGAACTGGGTGCGCGGCTCCCAGATCAACTCGGGCTTCGACTGGCTCTATCGCGGAGTCTCCGCAGTCGATGTGAGCGCTGAAACCGTCGGCGACGACACTATCAAGGTCACCGTCGAGGCCGGTGACCTCACCCACTACTATATGGCCCGCCGCGGCTACCCGCATATTTATATGGCAACCCATTTCACCTCGGAGCCGAATATCCACGGCCTGGTGCGCTATATCATGCGCCTGAGTTCGGCGCTGCTGCCGAATGGCCCTGAGCCCTCTGATCTGCGCGGTACGGTTTCCACGGTGGAGGCTCGGGATATCTTTGCTCTGCCCAATGGCGAAACCCGCTCCAAGCACTACTCCAACCACCGCCTGAAAGACTGGATCCATATAGGCGCCACCGGAAGCGGTGTCGGCATGTGGATTATTCGCGACGATCATGAGGGCGGTTCCGGCGGTCCCTTTTACCGCAGTCTGCTCAACCAGACCACGAACAACGATCAGGAGTTGACCTATATCGTCAATTACGGCCAGGCCCAGACCGAGGCTTTCAGGCCCGGTATCCTGAACAGCTATACCTTCGTGGTGACCGGGGGCGAGGCGCCCAGCGGCCGGCCCAAAACCCAGTGGTTTGCCGACATGGGGCTGAAGGGGTACGCCCCGCGCTCCGAGCGTGGCCGGATTGCCGGGGTCGGAATCGAAGGTATGAATCCGGACTACGAATATACGGTTGGCTTTGCCAATGCCTCCGCGCAGTACTGGGCCGATGTCAATCCCCTAAATGGCGGCCACTACAGCCGGAAAGACATGCGCCCGGGCACCTATACCATGACCATCTACAAGAACGAGCTGGAGGTGGGTATCCAGGAGGTGACGGTAACCGCAGGCGAAACCAATGTTCTCCCATCCATTTCCATCGAGGCCGACCCCAGCGAGGCACCCGCAATCTGGCGTATTGGAGACTGGGACGGCACACCGCTGGAATTTCTCAACGGCGACAAGCTGACGAAAATGCACCCCTCCGATGTGCGTATTGAGACCTGGGATCCCTCCGACTATATCGTCGGGGAAAGCGTCGCCGCCGATTTCCCCGCGTATATGTGGAAGGACATCAACAACGACCATATTGTCCGGTTCAAACTGGATAGCGAACAGATTGCTGCCGGCCACACTCTGCGCATAGGGTTGACCTGCGCCTTTGCCGGCGGCAGGCCCAATATCAAAGTCAACGACTGGACCTCCGCCTTCCAGTGGCCTTCGAGCCAACCCAGGTCCCGCTCGCTGACGACTGGCTCCTACCGCTGCAACAATACGATCTACTCCTTCGACATTCCCGCCTCCGCCTTTAAGCCGGACCCGGATGAGTGGAATACACTGACGATCACGGCGATCAGTGGCTCCGGCGCCTCGGGGTTCCTGTCCGCCGGCTACAGTGTCGACAGTCTCGATCTACTTGAATGA
- a CDS encoding GDSL-type esterase/lipase family protein, with the protein MNLLLIFCLFFSLSVIIHEQAYASSGFRQMEYLDRGLVAVKVDTGVFVSWRLLGTEPEDITFDLYRDGTKVNSLPITSSTNYLDPNGTIQSRYHVRAVFLGKEQIQSKAVGVWEANYLDVPLNQPPAGANSTLEPYIYNANDASIGDLDGDGEYEIVLKWDPSNSHDNAPSPTGSTGEVFIDAYELDGTQMWRISLGKNIRAGAHYTQFMVYDLDGDGKSEIAFRTADGTVDGAGKVIGDPDADYRDSEGMILQGSEFLTVFEGETGKALVTTEFSPPRGNVCDWGDCYGNRVDRFLAAIAYLDGERPSLIMTRGYYAKTMLSAYNYRDGQLTKLWTFNSEDPGNEGYGGQGNHNISIADVDGDGKDEITFGAMAIDDDGAGLYTTGLGHGDAMHLGDLDPDRPGLEVFDVHEHADSPYGAEFRDARTGEIIWGVYTGKDTGRGMSADIDPRYRGEEVWSSTGVGLWTNKGTKISSTIPSSINFGIWWDADLLRELANHNLITNGFGTIDKWDYKNESTVNLLTAIGTSSNNTTKGTPNLQADLLGDWREEIVWRTADNSALRIFTSTDVTEHRIHTLMHDPVYRLGIAWQNVSYNQPPHPSFYLGVGMDTPPRPDIYTYNNSTKAYTPAIYKFDFGNGSVESGYSGVSASDPYSPFVGYGFQSPEFMKDVAASGTGAASDAVEFLKSSTDSGRNTFNVDLKNGLYHVAVTLGDTVRSCVSAEGVYQIMNMTGNGVSDSFLIPVNDGQLNININTAPNEAELTLSALKITKISNKPAMPATIWIGGDSTVANYYPKDSDELVGWGQVMPQFVDPDTFIVRNMATAGQVAKGFLEDGQLDAILEYIKPGDYFLFEMGINDTKRYSEEEFVIYMRAVIEAVKAKGAQIVLVAPQGRSISWKTEGVDLVHYAEEDHYRHATIALANEQGVDLVDLNVLSSAYFTEVGPVETATYYKTGDWLHFNRKGAMLLADIVVQDMKRQGMKGFVE; encoded by the coding sequence ATGAATTTATTATTGATATTTTGTCTGTTCTTTAGCTTAAGTGTAATTATCCATGAACAAGCATACGCCTCATCAGGTTTTCGGCAGATGGAATATCTTGACAGAGGGCTGGTGGCCGTAAAGGTCGATACTGGTGTCTTTGTCAGCTGGCGCTTGCTGGGAACCGAGCCGGAGGATATCACATTCGATCTTTATCGCGATGGGACAAAGGTGAATTCATTACCCATCACATCAAGTACCAACTACCTTGATCCGAATGGTACGATCCAATCAAGGTATCATGTTCGTGCCGTTTTTTTGGGTAAGGAGCAAATTCAATCCAAGGCGGTTGGCGTTTGGGAAGCAAACTATCTTGATGTTCCTCTGAATCAACCCCCCGCCGGAGCCAACTCCACCTTGGAGCCTTATATCTACAATGCCAACGATGCAAGTATCGGAGATCTGGATGGAGATGGGGAATACGAAATTGTTTTGAAATGGGATCCATCCAATTCGCATGATAATGCACCTTCGCCCACAGGCAGTACAGGTGAAGTATTTATTGATGCTTACGAGTTGGACGGCACGCAGATGTGGAGGATCAGTCTTGGTAAAAACATCCGAGCTGGAGCTCACTATACCCAATTCATGGTCTATGATTTGGACGGCGATGGGAAATCGGAGATTGCCTTTAGAACGGCAGACGGCACAGTCGATGGAGCGGGAAAGGTTATTGGGGACCCCGATGCGGATTATCGTGATTCCGAGGGAATGATTCTGCAAGGATCTGAATTTCTAACCGTCTTTGAAGGAGAAACGGGAAAAGCGCTTGTGACAACTGAATTTTCACCGCCGAGAGGTAACGTATGCGACTGGGGAGATTGCTACGGAAACCGGGTCGATCGCTTTCTTGCGGCGATCGCATACTTGGACGGGGAGAGACCAAGCTTGATTATGACCCGAGGTTATTATGCCAAAACGATGCTGTCGGCATATAATTATAGAGATGGTCAATTAACCAAATTATGGACCTTTAATAGTGAAGACCCCGGCAACGAGGGTTACGGAGGTCAGGGAAACCATAACATCAGTATTGCGGATGTTGATGGCGATGGGAAAGATGAAATTACTTTCGGAGCCATGGCCATCGATGATGATGGAGCAGGGCTGTATACGACGGGTTTAGGGCATGGGGATGCCATGCATTTAGGTGATTTGGATCCTGACAGACCTGGACTGGAAGTATTCGATGTTCATGAGCATGCCGACTCTCCATATGGCGCTGAATTTCGTGATGCGAGAACGGGGGAAATTATCTGGGGTGTCTATACTGGAAAAGATACAGGTAGAGGCATGTCAGCCGATATCGATCCGAGGTATAGGGGAGAAGAGGTTTGGTCCAGCACAGGAGTCGGATTATGGACCAACAAAGGAACGAAAATCAGCAGCACGATACCTTCATCCATAAATTTTGGTATCTGGTGGGACGCTGATTTACTCCGCGAACTTGCAAATCATAACCTGATCACAAACGGTTTCGGAACAATCGATAAATGGGATTACAAAAATGAATCTACAGTCAATTTGCTCACAGCCATAGGGACCTCCTCAAACAATACGACAAAAGGGACTCCAAATTTACAAGCGGATCTATTGGGCGACTGGAGAGAGGAGATTGTTTGGAGGACAGCAGATAATTCCGCATTACGAATTTTCACGTCAACAGACGTAACCGAGCATCGTATACACACCTTAATGCACGATCCGGTATACCGGCTGGGCATTGCATGGCAGAATGTGTCCTATAATCAACCGCCGCATCCGAGCTTTTATCTGGGTGTAGGAATGGATACTCCACCGAGACCGGATATTTATACGTACAACAATTCCACAAAGGCGTATACCCCGGCCATTTACAAATTTGATTTCGGTAATGGCTCTGTAGAATCGGGTTATAGTGGTGTTAGCGCATCCGACCCATATTCTCCGTTTGTAGGTTATGGGTTCCAATCGCCTGAATTTATGAAAGATGTAGCAGCGTCCGGCACCGGTGCAGCGAGTGATGCTGTTGAGTTTTTGAAATCTTCCACCGATAGCGGCCGAAATACGTTCAATGTCGATTTGAAAAATGGACTCTACCATGTCGCAGTTACGCTAGGAGATACAGTTCGGTCCTGTGTTTCAGCCGAAGGTGTCTATCAAATCATGAATATGACTGGCAACGGGGTATCCGATTCCTTCCTCATTCCAGTGAATGACGGACAGCTGAATATCAACATTAATACAGCTCCGAACGAAGCGGAATTAACGTTATCCGCTCTCAAAATAACAAAAATTTCGAATAAACCTGCTATGCCTGCAACGATCTGGATCGGCGGAGACTCGACCGTTGCGAACTATTATCCGAAAGACAGTGATGAATTAGTCGGATGGGGCCAAGTCATGCCGCAATTCGTGGATCCGGATACCTTTATTGTTAGAAATATGGCAACCGCCGGCCAGGTGGCAAAGGGCTTCCTGGAAGACGGTCAGCTGGATGCTATCTTGGAGTACATTAAACCCGGCGACTATTTCCTGTTCGAAATGGGTATCAACGATACAAAGAGGTATTCGGAAGAAGAGTTTGTGATCTATATGAGAGCTGTCATTGAGGCGGTTAAGGCGAAGGGAGCCCAAATTGTTTTAGTGGCACCACAGGGGCGCTCCATCAGTTGGAAGACGGAGGGAGTCGATTTGGTGCACTACGCTGAAGAAGATCACTATAGGCACGCAACGATTGCATTGGCAAATGAGCAGGGCGTGGACCTTGTCGACCTTAACGTTCTTAGTTCAGCCTACTTTACTGAGGTAGGGCCGGTAGAGACCGCCACCTATTACAAGACGGGGGATTGGCTGCACTTTAACCGTAAAGGCGCCATGCTGCTCGCGGATATTGTGGTACAAGATATGAAGAGACAGGGCATGAAAGGATTTGTAGAATAA
- a CDS encoding TonB-dependent receptor: MTINRTGVGASTEKLPFIFTPLSKRIRILALTGISLSLLAAPVAFAQEEPEEELERQADSAAVEEAAMEEVVVSGHRFSQRSAIARKKSAGTMSDSLVAEDIGEFPDKNVGEALQRIAGIQLARDFGEGAQVSIRGVDPDLSRVEVNGVSVMGMGGSRAVDFRDMASELVKSLDVIKGSEARHTEGGIGGTIKINTRKPNEFESNFLSVSGEQQYNDLSDASDPRVNLTGVMKFSEDFAALVNVTSSEKTTMIHALRNTEWHRVADYDNSPEKTVVDENYASITDIENCGGQAECEMQWWDYSPRLPRYGIWSRDEKRLSANTTFQYNISDELSVHAGYTYNKRDKEATDLNLHLETHSAARVNADSVRVDENHNVTYFESQLASVTNRTLNFAWDQETSIFDTGFEFSRGAWDISGLAAYSTSEQEIDSRDTHITADGIAGVQVALDNRGAPEWDFNTGYFYNAEDPTNTSDVFDVNSPASYRSRSRFKYAPHMDEVSESNVKLDVTYNFDTAFVKRLRSGIQATSNSTENADYQHNIIRDVGSTYNGVEWTMDDQIALISGNTYRSPRLFSGYDLGVNTIGSYQAVDTDDFIAAIREVSADNTTREDLDVRTGNYDISVDTQAVYLQSDFETEFGGMPFWGNIGARYVVTKTDTNGDVRERIIVDQVDEDGNILVDPVTGQDLPGVEDPDHPDAFVGRKTVSREYSDFLPSINMNLELVPGELVLYFGMAKVMARPRTGDLNVNATCTIYTTRRSQVDQEPNVCSGGNPALNPYRAKQMDIALNWYPNDDSIVSAAYFTKEITSWILDRETRENVDFFNDGRLWDVRQKINGSGVTTKGVELQASTVFSMLPYPFSGLGGSINYTHMTAEDVGLFNQLTGEELPFPSQSEDSYNVTTFWEGEAVSFRLAYNYRDEYLAAPSDRSGNPVFVEDAGYLDAKMSYALPNTNLKFFIDGRNLLKEAKVATAGEHRLSDLQYSGREFALGFSYKM, translated from the coding sequence ATGACAATTAATCGCACTGGGGTAGGAGCCTCCACAGAAAAGCTTCCTTTCATTTTCACACCTTTATCCAAACGCATACGCATCCTGGCTCTTACCGGAATCTCTTTGAGCCTTCTGGCGGCTCCCGTGGCGTTCGCCCAGGAGGAGCCCGAGGAGGAACTCGAGAGACAGGCCGACAGCGCGGCAGTGGAAGAAGCCGCAATGGAAGAAGTCGTGGTGTCAGGCCATCGCTTCAGTCAGCGCAGCGCCATTGCGCGAAAGAAATCTGCCGGCACTATGAGCGACTCGCTGGTTGCGGAAGATATCGGTGAATTTCCCGATAAAAACGTCGGCGAGGCACTGCAGAGAATAGCTGGCATACAGTTGGCCCGGGATTTCGGTGAGGGCGCACAGGTCAGCATCCGGGGTGTAGATCCGGACTTGTCGCGGGTGGAAGTCAATGGCGTATCGGTGATGGGTATGGGAGGTAGCCGCGCGGTCGACTTCCGTGATATGGCTTCCGAGCTGGTCAAATCTCTCGATGTGATCAAGGGATCCGAGGCGCGCCATACGGAAGGGGGTATTGGCGGTACTATTAAAATCAACACGCGCAAACCCAATGAATTTGAAAGCAACTTTCTGTCTGTATCCGGTGAACAGCAGTACAACGACTTAAGCGATGCTTCGGACCCCAGGGTCAATTTGACCGGCGTAATGAAATTCAGTGAGGATTTTGCTGCACTGGTCAATGTAACCAGCTCTGAAAAGACCACTATGATCCACGCGCTGCGCAACACCGAATGGCACCGCGTAGCCGATTATGATAACTCCCCTGAAAAGACTGTTGTCGATGAGAACTACGCATCAATCACTGACATAGAAAACTGCGGCGGGCAGGCGGAATGTGAAATGCAGTGGTGGGATTATTCCCCCAGGTTGCCGAGATATGGAATATGGTCGCGCGATGAAAAGCGCCTCAGTGCAAATACCACCTTTCAGTACAATATCAGTGATGAACTCTCCGTCCACGCCGGCTACACCTACAACAAGCGTGACAAGGAGGCGACGGATCTCAACCTGCATTTGGAAACCCACTCTGCCGCACGGGTAAATGCGGATTCCGTGCGAGTGGACGAAAATCACAATGTGACTTACTTTGAGTCCCAGCTTGCCTCTGTGACCAACCGAACGCTCAATTTTGCCTGGGATCAGGAGACCAGTATCTTCGATACCGGCTTTGAATTCAGTCGCGGAGCCTGGGATATCAGTGGCCTGGCCGCCTATTCTACCTCTGAGCAGGAGATAGATTCCCGCGATACCCACATTACCGCCGATGGTATCGCCGGTGTTCAAGTTGCGCTCGACAATCGAGGTGCGCCGGAATGGGATTTCAATACCGGCTATTTTTACAATGCGGAAGATCCCACGAACACCTCGGACGTCTTCGATGTCAACAGCCCGGCCAGCTACCGCTCCAGGTCTCGCTTCAAGTATGCGCCCCATATGGATGAAGTATCTGAGTCCAACGTTAAATTGGATGTTACGTACAACTTCGATACAGCCTTTGTAAAAAGGCTTCGCAGCGGTATTCAGGCGACTTCCAATTCGACAGAAAATGCCGACTATCAACACAACATCATTCGCGATGTTGGTAGTACTTATAACGGTGTTGAATGGACAATGGACGATCAGATCGCCCTTATCAGCGGAAATACCTATAGATCTCCTAGGCTGTTTTCCGGTTATGACCTGGGCGTGAACACTATCGGAAGCTACCAGGCGGTTGATACCGACGACTTTATTGCGGCCATTCGGGAAGTCAGCGCAGACAATACCACTCGTGAAGACCTGGATGTGCGCACCGGTAATTACGATATCAGCGTGGATACCCAGGCTGTATATCTGCAATCGGATTTTGAGACGGAATTCGGCGGCATGCCATTCTGGGGCAATATCGGTGCGCGCTATGTTGTTACAAAGACCGACACTAATGGTGATGTCCGGGAGCGGATCATTGTCGATCAAGTGGACGAAGATGGCAACATACTCGTCGATCCGGTTACCGGCCAAGATCTTCCGGGAGTTGAAGATCCGGACCATCCGGATGCCTTTGTCGGCAGAAAAACCGTCAGCAGGGAGTACAGCGACTTCCTGCCGAGCATCAATATGAATCTGGAGCTCGTTCCCGGTGAATTGGTGTTGTATTTTGGTATGGCCAAGGTTATGGCGAGGCCGAGAACAGGTGACTTGAACGTTAATGCAACCTGTACGATTTACACCACCCGCCGCTCGCAAGTCGATCAGGAACCAAATGTCTGTTCAGGCGGCAATCCGGCACTTAACCCGTATCGCGCCAAACAGATGGATATTGCCCTGAACTGGTATCCGAACGATGACTCGATCGTCTCTGCCGCCTACTTTACCAAGGAGATTACCAGTTGGATCCTCGATCGAGAAACACGCGAAAACGTCGACTTCTTCAACGATGGCCGTCTCTGGGATGTCAGGCAGAAGATCAATGGCAGCGGCGTAACCACCAAGGGTGTCGAGCTGCAGGCGTCGACGGTTTTCTCCATGTTGCCATACCCCTTCAGCGGTCTGGGCGGAAGTATCAACTACACGCATATGACCGCTGAAGACGTTGGCCTGTTCAACCAGTTGACCGGTGAGGAGCTGCCTTTCCCATCCCAGTCCGAAGACAGCTATAACGTGACGACGTTTTGGGAAGGGGAGGCGGTGAGTTTCCGCCTGGCCTATAACTATCGCGATGAGTATCTGGCCGCCCCCTCTGACCGATCTGGCAACCCGGTATTCGTTGAGGATGCGGGCTACCTGGATGCCAAAATGTCTTATGCCCTGCCGAATACCAACCTTAAGTTCTTTATCGACGGAAGAAATCTGCTGAAGGAGGCTAAGGTGGCAACGGCCGGCGAGCACCGCCTGTCCGACCTGCAGTATTCTGGCCGAGAGTTCGCGCTAGGATTTTCCTATAAGATGTAA